In Helianthus annuus cultivar XRQ/B chromosome 9, HanXRQr2.0-SUNRISE, whole genome shotgun sequence, the following are encoded in one genomic region:
- the LOC110876901 gene encoding uncharacterized protein LOC110876901, with protein MYTSFVKYLLNPSSLSIDVPISFVTQFYGEDWADRKMRIYHSSGKIWVVMLKRLKRMPVLTDGWGTVVSDLKLQKDCLLSFRPMNHFGLYLSSYVNGVCEQSYFTINRHLRLGFTMIEDSFVQQCFGDDAMAGSYEVNYKGSPWTVSTSKVNSNYVFSEGWTQLCNDLGVQEDDLLVFEKLNDVMFGLTVYRDEVEIRLSKKVESDDDDDVIQISRADYDKALFKDIEVDDNQPTSVKSPSGTVPSNTPKKVHVKETLKIGDGLHFTTRQDVKGKGKGKLSVDRSVTVDNFNKQCKGRKRYTTSDQTVKRLPVEAVNRAGLSERLQPISVQNLNGDVEVYDTKTELNSAMPKRPKIVSVYNDIDKENTQDAVLPIVTRDEAYHRRKLRKLYLDNKKSNVGTTSSSLNIDSTNINSTSTPCVTSDNIVNRIGFYNFEYTPEVTNNVTPSLSSIVSSNIICSTSNRTTRKNGIGNNISTGIISTTCTSSLNRNLQRLSSGKRKLVSKARISSPIPMIDLTTDETVERDPYKGVSTDYLDHGDQVITCEVCYAKLWDAEKGSGRKEGGKICHMLCCGYAKVVLPDYKTATPYYKSLFMSNDNESKHFLKNIRRYNSMFAFTSMGGKVDQTVNTGNAPFCYRISGENYHSIGSLVPPNGGKPKFCQLYIYDTENELANRSSDNASSSTSSDETDNKLIQQIKAMLDADNVLVKIYRMVRDCFQQNPNTTLKLRLIGKREQDGRTYNLPTSSEVAALIVGDIDNALEKRDIVVETQTGSLKRISELHPSYLALQYPILFPYGDDGYRIDIPHRGVIDVTNKKRPNCTMREFFAYRVQDRSNQFSLILNSRRLFQQFLVDAYTMIESERLNFIRFQQQDLRSDTYENIRKLRYNGQQDLSKVGKRIFLPSSFTGGSRYMMQNYLDAMAICKWYGYPDFFITITCNPKWPEVQRFLKDTNLNPEDRPDILSRIFKIKLDAICKDLKDRDLFGKASAVVYTIEFQKRGLPHAHMCLFMENDYKLPTVDHVDQFISAEIPDLNQDPELYTLVKDHMIHGPCGNARMSSPCMVDRKCSKGFPKKFQDHSTLDSNGFPLYRRRDDGSFVLKNKIELDNRSVVPYNKKLLKRYQAHINVEWCNQAASIKYLFKYINKGPDRATVAVVPSNNENEQAENDEIKEYYDCRYISACEASWRIFSNEVNYRSPSVMRLPFHLPGQQTVCFGPDEDINQVLNKPSVNSSMFLSWMQRNQDPNDHVARTLTYVQFPRFYVWKLDKRIWVPRIKGKTIGRIHSVSPSTGEAYYLRILLNKVKGPTSFDDIKTVNGRVYDTFRDACYALGLLDDDSEYIEAIKEANISCSAGYIRNLFATMLLSSTLSRPEVVWESTWKYMTDDFLYRFSKYHRVSGLSIPDEQLKNYVLCEIEKFLTRNNSSLRRFLSMPYPDTSSLDNFRCRLINEELAYDRTELQNVYQGQVNLLTDEQRAVYEEIMNAVHGDNGGVFFVYGYGGTGKTFLWKTLSAAIRSKGEIVLNVASSGIASLLLEGGRTAHSRFHIPLNLNEDSVCHIKPDDDVAKLLQQTKLIIWDEAPMVHKHAFEALDRTMHDIFNISNPSRSDVLFGGKVIVFGGDFRQILPVVPNGGRQEIVNASLCSSYLWSKCKLLTLSRNMRLTVGRPSSEVEEISNFAKWLLDVGEGNVGGSNDGEAIIEIPPELLIDSISDPISSLIDFVYPSILENYNDRNYFSTRAILAPKNEVVHEINDRLLAVFPGEEKEYLSSDSLCPTEDGNVDQQKIYSPDVLNGLKVSGLPNHRLVLKVGVPVMLLRNIDQRNGLCNGTRLKVTKLYSRVIEAEIISGGNIGSRTFIEFGTFGPKDSFCISKEAISNNCMFCNDG; from the exons ATGTATACTTCATTTGTAAAGTATCTTCTAAACCCATCCTCATTGAGTATA GATGTCCCTATCAGCTTTGTTACTCAATTCTACGGAGAGGATTGGGCCGATAGGAAGATGCGTATATATCACTCAAGTGGGAAAATTTGGGTCGTAATGTTGAAACGATTAAAACGTATGCCAGTCTTAACTGACGGCTGGGGAACAGTTGTTTCAGATCTCAAACTTCAGAAAGATTGTCTCCTGTCATTTCGTCCCATGAACCATTTTGGTCTATATCTTTCATCTTATGTTAATGGCGTATGTGAGCAATCTTATTTCACGATTAATCGTCATCTAAGATTGGGTTTTACG ATGATTGAAGATTCTTTTGTCCAACAATGTTTTGGAGACGATGCAATGGCTGGCTCATATGAAGTTAATTATAAGGGTTCTCCGTGGACGGTGTCAACAAGTAAGGTTAATTCAAACTATGTATTTTCAGAAGGTTGGACTCAACTTTGCAACGATCTTGGCGTTCAAGAAGATGATTTATTGGTTTTTGAAAAACTTAATGATGTTATGTTTGGATTAACGGTGTATCGAGACGAGGTTGAGATAAGGTTGAGCAAGAAGGTtgaatctgatgatgatgatgatgtaattCAGATATCTAGGGCCGATTACGATAAAGCGCTTTTTAAG GACATAGAGGTAGATGATAACCAGCCCACATCTGTTAAAAGTCCATCAGGAACAGTCCCGTCAAATACACCGAAGAAGGTTCATGTTAAAGAGACGTTGAAAATAGGTGATGGTTTACATTTCACGACAAGACAAGAT GTCAAAGGAAAGGGAAAAGGTAAACTTTCTGTCGACCGATCCGTCACAGTTGATAATTTCAACAAACAATGCAAAGGCCGAAAACGTTATACAACATCTGATCAAACTGTCAAG CGGCTTCCGGTTGAGGCTGTTAATAGAGCCGGCCTGTCTGAAAGATTGCAACCTATATCTGTCCAGAACTTGAATGGTGATGTTGAAGTTTATGACACAAAGACAGAGTTAAACAGTG CAATGCCTAAACGACCAAAAATTGTCTCCGTATACAATGACATTGATAAAGAAAACACTCAGGATG CTGTCCTCCCAATTGTTACTCGAGACGAGGCATATCATAGAAGAAAATTAAGAAAATTATACTTGGATAATAAGAAATCAAATGTTGGAACTACATCGTCATCCCTCAATATTGATTCCACTAATATTAATTCCACTTCCACTCCGTGTGTTACATCGGATAACATAGTCAACAGAATTGGTTTTTACAATTTTGAATACACTCCTGAGGTGACTAATAATGTTACTCCAAGTCTGTCAAGTATTGTATCAA GTAACATTATTTGTAGTACCAGCAATCGTACAACGAGAAAAAACGGTATTGGGAATAATATTTCAACTGGCATCATATCAACCACCTGCACATCATCATTGAACCGTAATTTGCAAAGGCTATCATCTGGGAAACGTAAGTTGGTATCCAAAGCACGTATTTCGTCTCCTATACCAATGATCGACTTGACCACAGACGAAACCGTAGAACGAGATCCTTATAAAGGTGTTTCTACAG ATTATTTGGATCACGGTGATCAAGTTATTACTTGTGAAGTTTGTTATGCAAAGTTATGGGACGCAGAGAAAGGAAGCGGAAGAAAAGAGGGTGGCAAAATATGTCATATGTTATGTTGTGGTTATGCCAAAGTTGTGTTACCGGATTACAAAACCGCGACACCTTATTATAAAAGTCTATTCATGTCCAATGACAATGAAAGCAAGCACTTTTTGAAGAACATTCGACGTTACAATTCTATGTTCGCGTTTACCTCAATGGGTGGTAAGGTTGACCAAACCGTGAATACTGGTAATGCTCCTTTTTGCTACAGAATTAGTGGTGAAAATTACCATTCTATTGGTAGTCTTGTGCCACCAAACGGAGGGAAGCCTAAATTTTGTCAGTTATACATATACGATACTGAAAATGAGTTGGCAAACAG GTCTTCAGACAATGCTTCCTCATCAACCTCTTCAGACGAAACTGATAATAAGCTGATACAACAAATCAAAGCAATGTTGGATGCCGACAATGTGCTTGTGAAAATTTATAGGATGGTTAGAGATTGCTTCCAACAAAATCCTAATACCACTTTAAAGCTTCGCCTTATTGGCAAAAGAGAACAAGATGGTCGGACTTATAACTTACCTACTTCCTCCGAGGTTGCTGCTCTTATTGTTGGAGATATCGATAACGCACTTGAGAAAAGAGATATCGTTGTCGAGACACAAACAGGTTCATTAAAAAGAATAAGTGAATTGCATCCTTCCTATCTTGCACTTCAGTATCCTATTTTGTTCCCATATGGAGACGACGGTTACAGAATTGACATACCACATAGGGGTGTCATTGATGTTACTAACAAGAAACGTCCGAATTGTACAATGAGAGAGTTTTTTGCGTATCGTGTACAAGATCGTAGTAACCAGTTTTCATTGATTCTAAATTCTCGACGGTTATTCCAACAGTTCTTGGTTGATGCTTATACGATGATTGAGAGCGAGCGACTTAACTTTATAAGATTTCAGCAACAAGATCTCAGGTCTGATACATATGAGAATATCCGGAAACTAAGATATAACGGCCAACAAGATTTGTCTAAGGTTGGAAAACGTATTTTCCTTCCATCTTCCTTTACAGGCGGGTCACgatatatgatgcaaaactaTCTTGACGCAATGGCAATTTGTAAATGGTATGGTTATCCAGACTTTTTTATAACCATTACCTGCAATCCCAAATGGCCGGAGGTTCAAAGGTTTCTTAAGGACACAAATCTTAATCCGGAGGATAGGCCTGATATTTTATCTCGAATTTTTAAAATAAAGCTGGATGCAATTTGTAAAGATTTGAAAGACCGTGATTTGTTTGGAAAAGCTTCTGCTG TTGTTTACACTATTGAGTTTCAGAAGCGAGGATTGCCTCATGCGCATATGTGCTTATTCATGGAGAATGATTACAAACTTCCAACTGTAGACCATGTTGATCAGTTTATTTCTGCAGAAATCCCTGATTTAAACCAAGACCCGGAACTATATACGCTTGTGAAAGACCATATGATTCACGGTCCATGTGGTAATGCTAGAATGAGCTCTCCATGTATGGTTGATAGAAAATGttcaaaaggttttcccaagaaaTTTCAAGATCACTCAACCTTGGATTCTAACGGATTTCCCTTATACAGAAGAAGAGATGACGGTTCCttcgttttaaaaaataaaattgagTTAGACAACAGAAGTGTTGTACCTTATAACAAAAAGCTTTTGAAAAGATACCAGGCGCATATAAACGTTGAATGGTGCAACCAAGCGGCGTCAATAAAGTATTTGTTCAAGTATATTAATAAAGGTCCTGATAGAGCAACAGTTGCTGTGGTTCCTAGCAATAATGAAAACGAGCAAGCAGAAAATGATGAAATTAAAGAGTATTATGACTGTAGGTATATATCTGCGTGTGAAGCCTCTTGGAGGATTTTTTCTAATGAAGTTAATTATAGGAGTCCTTCTGTTATGCGGCTTCCTTTCCATCTTCCTGGACAACAAACAGTTTGTTTCGGTCCTGATGAAGATATTAATCAAGTGCTAAACAAACCATCTGTGAACTCATCAATGTTTTTGTCTTGGATGCAACGTAATCAAGATCCTAACGACCATGTTGCACGTACACTAACATATGTACAGTTTCCGCGTTTTTATGTGTGGAAGCTTGACAAGCGTATATGGGTTCCGAGAATAAAAGGAAAAACAATTGGAAGAATTCATTCCGTTTCTCCGTCTACCGGTGAAGCGTACTATTTAAGAattcttcttaacaaagttaaaggACCAACATCGTTTGATGATATTAAAACAGTTAATGGTCGAGTGTACGATACTTTTAGAGATGCTTGCTATGCGCTTGGTTTGTTGGATGACGACTCGGAGTACATTGAGGCCATCAAAGAAGCAAATATATCATGTAGTGCAGGTTATATTCGCAATTTATTCGCCACCATGTTACTGTCAAGCACATTATCTAGACCTGAAGTTGTCTGGGAAAGCACATGGAAGTATATGACAGATGATTTTCTGTACAGATTCTCAAAGTATCATCGTGTTTCAg GTTTATCAATTCCTGATGAGCAACTAAAGAACTATGTTTTATGCGAAATCGAGAAGTTTTTAACTCGGAATAATTCATCGCTTCGAAGATTTTTATCAATGCCTTACCCGGATACTTCATCTTTAGATAACTTTCGCTGCCGATTGATTAACGAAGAGCTTGCTTATGACAGAACAGAGTTACAAAATGTTTATCAAGGTCAGGTGAATTTGTTAACGGATGAACAACGTGCAGTATATGAAGAAATTATGAACGCAGTTCATGGAGACAATGGAGGAGTATTTTTTGTTTACGGTTATGGCGGGACCGGTAAAACATTTTTATGGAAAACATTGTCTGCTGCAATTAGGTCAAAAGGTGAGATTGTATTAAACGTTGCATCTAGCGGAATTGCATCATTGCTGTTGGAGGGAGGAAGAACGGCTCATTCTAGGTTTCATATACCTTTGAATCTTAATGAGGATTCCGTTTGTCATATCAAACCAGACGATGATGTAGCTAAATTACTACAGCAGACCAAACTCATTATATGGGATGAAGCTCCTATGGTTCATAAACATGCATTTGAGGCTTTGGATAGAACTATGCATGACATTTTCAATATATCTAATCCATCCAGGTCTGATGTTTTATTTGGAGGAAAGGTAATTGTATTTGGTGGTGATTTTAGGCAAATACTACCTGTTGTTCCAAACGGTGGACGTCAAGAAATTGTGAATGCCTCATTATGTTCTTCTTATTTGTGGAGTAAGTGTAAGTTGTTGACGTTATCTAGAAACATGAGGTTAACTGTTGGAAGACCATCATCTGAAGTTGAAGAGATCAGTAATTTTGCAAAATGGTTGTTGGACGTTGGTGAGGGAAATGTTGGTGGTTCCAATGATGGAGAAGCAATAATTGAAATACCACCTGAGCTTTTAATTGATAGCATATCTGATCCAATTTCTAGCCTGATTGATTTTGTTTATCCGTCAATCTTGGAGAATTACAATGATCGTAATTACTTTAGTACAAGAGCTATACTTGCGCCTAAGAATGAGGTTGTTCACGAGATTAACGACAGATTGTTGGCAGTATTCCCTGGTGAAGAAAAAGAGTATCTTAGTTCTGACAGTCTATGCCCTACTGAAGATGGCAATGTTGATCAGCAAAAAATATACTCCCCCGACGTGCTCAATGGTCTCAAAGTGTCTGGTTTACCAAATCATAGGTTAGTGCTTAAAGTTGGTGTTCCAGTAATGTTGTTGCGAAATATTGACCAACGAAATGGTTTGTGTAACGGTACAAGgttaaaggtcacaaaactttacAGCCGTGTTATTGAAGCTGAGATAATTTCTGGTGGTAATATTGGTTCTCGGACATTCATAGAATTTGGTACCTTCGGACCGAAAGATTCCTTTTGCATTTCAAAGGAGGCAATTTCCAATAACTGTATGTTTTGCAATGACGGTTAA